The genomic region CCAGCAGTCGCCTGGAAATGACCGCGCGGCAGTTGTCGCAAGGCGTTGAGCCGAAGCTGACGGTGGCGATTTCCGATACCTATCAGTCGGACCGGTTTGAAGCCGCTTTGGTCGGGTTTGAGCAGCGTTATCCGGATCTGGAACTGGAATGTCTGATTGCCGAATGTGATGACCTGATTGAATTGGTGCAGCGTGGTCGCGCGCATCTGGCGTTCGCCGAAATGCAAGAGAACTATCCGCCGGATCTGGTCACGTCGACGGTGGCCGAGCGTACGGAAATTGCCCTGTTCGTCAATCGCGACCATGCGCTGGCCAAGCTTGATCACATTGATCAGCAGATCCTTGAGCAACATCGTGAGCTGCGTCTGGCGACCATCGTCAATCCCTATGACAGTCGCGGCAAAGGTCGGGTGTGGTCGGCGCCGAGTTATCTGATGCTGCTGGAAATGGCCGAGAAAGGTTTTGGCTGGGCGCCTTTGCCGCGCTGGCTGGCGCAGCGCTTTGGCAATGATTTGCTGGTGGAGTTGAAGGTGCGCGGCTGGCCTAAGCCGGTGTTTGTTGATGCGTTGTGGTCGCGGCTTTATCCACCGGGGCCGGCGGGGAGCTGGTTGTTGAGCAAGATGCTGGAATAGCGGCGCTGCCAATCGCTGGCAAGCCTGAAGTCAAAAGCCCCTCACCCCAGCCCTCTCCCGGAGGGAGAGGGGGCCGACCGAGGTGTCTTGCGTCAGACATCGACCTGAAGGACCGAGTCGATTATGGATTCATTGGATATGAGTTCAAAAGGCCCACACCCCAGCCCTCTCCCGGAGAGAGAGGGGGCCGACCGAGGTGTGTTGCGTCAGACATCGACCTGAAGGACCGAGTCGATTATGGATTCATTGGATATGAGCTCAAAAGCCCCACACCCCAGCCCTCTCCCGGAGGGAGAGGGCGCCGACCGAGGTGTGTTGCGTCAGACATCGACCTGAAGGACCGAGTCGATTATGGATTGATTGGATATGAGCTCAAAAGCCCCACACCCCAGCCCTCTCCCGGAGGGAGAGGGAGCCGACCGAGGTGTCTTGCGTCGTACATCGACCTGAAAAACCGAGTCGATTATGGAATGATTGCTGCGGTATATAGGGTCGTGAAATTTGGTTCGATCATGGATTCCCAACTGAGCTTTCAAGTCGGTGAACCTCTCCAATATCCCCCAATCAGTCCCCTCTCCCCCTGGGAGAGGGCTAGGGTGAGGGCAATTCCAGCGCCGAAAGCCGCCCTTCAATAAACCGCCGCTCCGGTTCCTGCCGCGTAAGCTCCAACGCCCGCCAATACGCCGCCCTCGCCTCTCCCACCCTGCCCAACTGCCGGCAAAACTCCGCCCGCGCCGAGTGCGCCAAGTGGTAATCCTGCAACTCGCCCCGCGCCAAAATCCCTTCAATCAGATTCAACCCCGCCAACGCCCCATCACGCTTGGCCACCGCCACCGCCCGGTTCAACTCGATCACCGGCGAAGGCACCGCGCGCAACAGCACGTCATACAAACCAACGATCTGCTCCCAATCCGTCTCCCCCGCCGACGGCGCCTCGGCATGCACTGCGGCAATCGCCGCTTGCAGACAATAAGGCCCAAACCGCCGCGTGGTCAGCGCACGCTCAACCAGCGCACAGCCTTCAGCTATCAACGCGCTGTCCCACAATGAACGATCCTGATCATCCAGCAGCACCAGTTCACCACTCGGCGAAGTGCGCGCCGAGCGTCGCGATTCGTGCAACAGCATCATCGCCAGCAACCCCATCACCTCCGGCTCCGGCAGCAACTCCATCAACAGCCGCCCCAACCTGATCGCCTCACGCGTCAGATCTTCACGCGTCAATTCAGCCCCGCCCGACGCCGAATACCCTTCGTTGAACACCAGATAAATCACCCGCAATACACTGTCGAGGCGTTCGGGCAATTCGCTCAGGCTCGGTACTTGATAAGGGATTCTCGCGTCCCGAATCTTGGCTTTGGCCCGCACGATGCGCTGGGCAATCGCCGCTGGCGCCGAGAGAAAGGCGCGGGCGATTTCCTCGGTGGTCAGGTCGCAGACTTCGCGCAAGGTCAGCGGCACTTGCGCATCCGCCGCCAGCGCCGGGTGACAACAGGTGAAGATCAGCCGCAGACGATCGTCTTCCACGTCCTCGCCACTCCAGTCGGCCTGCTCCAGTTCTTCCAGTTGCGCCAACAACAATGGCTGCGAGGCTTTGAACCGCGCGCGCCGGCGCAACACGTCAATCGCCTTGAAGCGTCCGGTCGAGACCAGCCAGGTGCGCGGATTATCCGGCACGCCGTCGCGTTGCCAGCGCTCGACCGCGACGAAGAACGCCTCGTGCAAGGCCTCTTCGGCGAGGTCGAAATCACCCAGCAGGCGAATCAGCGTCGCCAGAATCCGCCGCGAGTCTTCGCGATAGACCTGCTCGACCCGCGTCCGAACCTCAGACATTCAACTGCCGCACCGGCCGCACTTCGACGCTGCCAACCCGCGCGGCCGGAATGTTGCCGGCGACCTGGATCGCTTCGTTGAGGTCCTTGGCGTCGATCAGATAGAAACCCGCCAATTGCTCTTTGGTTTCGGCGAACGGGCCATCGGTAATCGATAACTTGCCGTTGCGCATACGCACCGTGGTGGCGGTCTGCACCGACTCCAGCGCTTCGGCGGCGACCATTCGCCCGCTGCCCTGAATCGACTCGGCGTAGGCCCAGCACTCGGCGTCTTCCGGACTGTCGGGCGATGAATGCAGCAGGCGTTCATCGCTGTAGACCAGGCATAAATACTTCATGGCGTTCTCCTGAACCGGACGGATCAACTATGGCTGAAGATCAGGGAGTCACATCGAACAGCGTCGCGCCGCTCATCGGATCGAACGGCGCCGACCAGTGTTCGTGGACGATTTTCCACGCCCCGCCGACCTGCCGGTAGCAAGCGGTGACGCGCATCCAGCAGCTCTGGGTTTCGCCTTTCTCATTGGTGCCGCCGCAGTTCGCCACCCAGTGGGCGAAGGCGATGTTGTCGGCGCTTTCGATGGCGATTTCGTGGAATTCGAAAATGTGCGGGCCGGGGCACATTTCCATGCACTCGACCCAGTGCGCGCGGTAGGCGGCTTTGCCCTTGAATTGCAGGGCCTTGATCGCGTCGAAGGAGACGATGTCGTCGGCGTACAACGCCATGACTTTCTCCACGTCCTTGGTCATGACGGCTTCGCGGTAGGTGTTGATCAGGGTCTGAATTTCAGATTGTGCGCTCATGCTGTTCTCCGTGGTTTTTGTTGTGAAGACACCCTTAGTCGTTCGGCAATCGGGTAGATCGACAGTCGAAACAAAAAATTTCCACTGAGGCCAAAATCGCTAGAATCCGAGGCTCATCTTTGTAGGAAAAAGGAAATTCCCGTGTCAGCCCAACTCGTGCCGTACGACAGCCTGAACGCCTTGCAGCGTGAGCAAGTCGAGGCGATTGAAATCCATGCCGAGCAGATCAAGTTCTCCGGTGATATCCACGGTGCCTTGCACACGCTGCTGTCGAAACCCGGCCCCGGCGTGAAAGGTTTTGCGCTGTTGGCGGATGACGTACCGGTGGCGTTTCTGCTGCTCAAGCGCCCGCCGGTGTTGCCCGCCTGGGCCAATGAGCACAGCGCCACCTTGCATGCGTTGCAGGTCGATCGCCGCGCACAGGGCAAGGGTTACGGCAAGGCCTGTCTGCAAGCGCTGCCCGAAGTTGCGCGCCTGGCGTGGCCGGAGATCAAGGGGCTGGAATTGTCGGTGGACGCTGACAATGATGCGGCGATCGCGCTGTACGCCAAGCACGGCTACGTCGACAGCGGCGAAGCGTACAAGGGCCGGATCGGTTACGAACGGCGTATGGGTCTGGTTTTCTAAGTCATCGAGGGATGCACGATGATCGATTCAATCGAAGCGCTGGAAGCGATTTACGGACTGCCGCATGAACGGGCGGTGCGCAAGCAGATCGGTTTTCTCAACGAGGATTATCAGGCGATGGTGCGGGTTTCGCCGCTGGTGATTGTCAGCTCGGTGGGCGCTGATGGCCTGGATAATTCACCGCGCGGCGACAAGGCCGGGTTTGTGCGGATTATTGATGAGCGCACCTTGGCCCTGCCCGATCGCCCGGGCAACAACCGCATCGATACCCTGCGCAATGTGCTGCAGGATTCGCGGGTGTCGCTGCTGTTCATCATTCCGGGGATTGGCGAGACATTGCGGGTCAACGGCACGGCGACGATCAGCGCAGATCCGCAACTGCTGGAAAGCTTTGCGGTGAATGGCAAACCGGCGAAAACGGTGTTGCTGGTGACGGTGGAAGCGGCGTTTTTTCATTGTTCGAAAGCCTTCGTCCGTTCTGATGCGTGGAACCCGGAAACGCATCTGCCGCGCTCTGCCCTGCCCTCTGCCGGCGCCTTCCACAAGCGCCTGAATGATGGGCAGTTCGATGCCGACACCTACGACCGTGAAGCGCCGAAACGGGTAAGCGACACCCTTTACTGACACAACACGGTCCCCCGTGTAGGAGCTGCCGAAGGCTGCGATCTTTTGACCTTGCTGTTAAAAATCAAGATCAAAAGATCGCAGCCTTCGGCAGCTCCTACAGTGGAGATCGGTGTGGGGTTAGAGGGTCAGGATCATCTCGTGCCACGCCATCCCACCGTGGTCGGACTCAGACGGTTTGATGTAAGCGAAGCCAAAGCCTGCATACAGAGGGATGTGTATTTCTTTGCACATCAAATGAATCGTCGCCTTATCCATCCCGCGCATACGTTCAATGAACTCGCCCATCAAACGCTTGGCCAAACCCTGCCCCTGATAATCCGGGTGCACCACCACCGACATGATCACCACGTTCGGCCCTTGCGGGTCGTGGCCGATCAGTTCCTTGAAGGCCTCGTCCGACATCTGCACGTCAAACGCCGCGCCGGAGTTGACGAAGCCTGCGACCTCACCGTCCACCTCGGCAACGATAAAACCTTCCGGCCAAGTGGCGATGCGCGTGGCGATTTTTTCGCGGGTGGCCGCTTCGTCACCTTCGTAGGCAACGGTTTCGATGGCGTAGCAGCGGTCCAGGTCGGCGGCGGTGACGTTGCGGATGACGGTGTTCATGGCGGCTCGAAAATCAGCAGAAGAAAGTGCCGAAAGCATAAAGGAATAAGGCCTGCATATCGATGCGCACGGGCGGCGTAAAGCCTGCGTATAAGTGCTTTTCTTCGTGTTCGCGGCGGGCTATTTCTCAGGTGTGTCTCTGACTACCCTTGGGGGAAACCGCTTATGAGCAGCGTTGAAATTGGCCTGTTGATGGTGTTGGGCATCAGTACCTTCGGCTTTATCACCTTGGGCATCGACCTGTTGCGGGCGCGACGGTTGGGCAAAGGCAAGCGGGGTTGAAAACCATAAGGCGGATCATTGATCCGCCTCATGGTTGTCGGCTCAGACCTTGGTATCGACCGGCACGCAGATTTCCAGTTTGCCGGTGTTCATTTTCGGATTGAAGTCGGCGCTGTAACGCTCCAGTTCCGGGGCGTTCAGTTCCACGTAATGGGAGTTCGGCAGCCAGGTTTTGTAGATGTATTGCAGGGTTTGCGGCAACTGATCGAGCGGTCCCTTGTGCTCAAACACCGCGTACTGCCGAGGCAGCACTTCCACCCACTGATAAACCTTCTGGTCGAGGTCATCAAGCTTGCTGATTTCCACCCCAGCGATGTAATCGAAGCCACCCTTGCCGTCGAAATTGCTGCAAACACCGTAGGTCACTTCGTTCTTTTGCCCCTGGATCTTTCCCAGGTGCGGCAAGAACTTTTCCCACAGCGCCGGGATGTCTTTTGCTGTGTCTTGAGTAAATCGACCGCGAAAGCCTGCAATCAGCAGGAAGTGTCCATGTTCGAAGCGAGGTTCAGCCACTTCGACGCGTGTTTGCTCATCCATGACTCGACTCCTGGAACAAGAAAGGGGTTCGGCTGGGAGTATAGAAAGCCAAACCCAATTCGCACGCTTACAGCGAATGCAACTGCTCGACGGCGCCCGAACCGACAAACTCGTTATAGCCGGAAACGATCACGTACACCGCGAAATAGCAGAAGATCGCTGCAGATGCCATATAGGAATAGCGCAACAGCTTGTCGCCCAGCAGCTTGCCACCGTGGCTCGCGGCAAAACATAAACCCGCCGACCACAACAGCCCGGCGCAAAGGAAACCGCCAAGGAACAGCGCCGAACTCAAAGGGCCGCCGCCACCGGAACGGGCGATCAAGGTGCCGCCGACCGCTGCAAACCAGAGAATCGCGCTTGGCGATGACATAGCGAGAAAAATCCCACGGAAGAACTCCTTGCGATGGGAGTTCTGCCCTACCTCGGCGGTCGCGGCCAGTTGCGCTTCGTGATGGATCGCCGAGTAGATCATCTTCGCCGCAAAGTAGATCAGCAGCGCCGAACCACCGATCCACAGGACCCAGCGCACGGTTTCGAACTGCAGCAAAACGGTCATGCCGGCCAGCGCCAGCACCGCGTAGATCAGGTCGCCGACGCAGGTGCCGAGGCCCAGCGCAAAGCCCTGAAAGTAACCGCGCTGCATCGCCAATGTGATCATTGCGATGTTGGCCACGCCGATATCCAGGCACAGCGAGAGGCTCAGCAAGAAGCCGCTGGTGAATTCCATCTACCGATTTCCTTGGGACAAAATTGTTTACAAACGGGCTGGACAGTATGCCATCACTGACCTTATCTTCCGCCACAGGTCACCGCAGTGACCAGCGTCGCTCGGACGGTTCCGGGCGCTTACGTTATCCGAGGCAACAATGGCCGAACAAGGTTCGCCGCGCCGCTTTGCGCGCATAGATCGACTCCCCCCTTACGTTTTCAACATCACCGCCGAGCTGAAGATGGCCGCGCGTCGTCGCGGTGAAGACATCATCGACTTGAGCATGGGCAACCCCGACGGCGCCACGCCGCCGCACATTGTCGAAAAACTCGTACAAGTTGCCCAACGCGAAGACACTCACGGCTACTCGACGTCCAAGGGCATTCCGCGCCTGCGCCGGGCGATTTCCAACTGGTACAAGCAGCGCTACGAGGTCGATATCGACCCGGAAAGCGAAGCCATTGTCACCATCGGTTCCAAGGAAGGCCTGGCGCATTTGATGCTGGCGACCCTGGATCAGGGCGACACCGTGCTGGTGCCGAACCCGAGCTATCCGATTCACATCTACGGTGCTGTGATTGCCGGCGCCCAGGTGCGTTCGGTGCCGCTGGTGCCGGGCGTGGACTTCTTCGATGAATTGGAACGGGCCATTCGTGGCTCGATTCCGAAGCCGAAAATGATGATCCTCGGCTTCCCGTCGAATCCGACCGCGCAGTGTGTGGAGCTGGATTTCTTCGAGCGGGTGATCGCCCTCGCCAAGCAGTACGACGTGCTGGTGATTCACGATCTGGCTTACGCCGACATCGTCTACGACGGCTGGAAAGCCCCGTCGATCATGCAGGTGCCGGGCGCCAAGGACATCGCGGTGGAGTTTTTCACCCTGTCCAAGAGCTACAACATGGCCGGCTGGCGCATCGGTTTCATGGTCGGTAACCCGGAACTGGTCAACGCGCTGGCGCGGATCAAGAGCTACCACGACTACGGCACCTTTACCCCGCTGCAAGTGGCGGCGATTGCTGCGCTGGAAGGCGATCAGCAATGCGTGCGCGACATCGCCGAGCAGTATCGCCAACGGCGTAATGTGCTGGTCAAAGGCCTGCATGAACTGGGCTGGATGGTCGAGAATCCGAAGGCTTCGATGTATGTCTGGGCGAAGATTCCCGAGCAGTACGCGCATCTGGGTTCGCTGGAGTTCGCCAAGAAACTGCTGGCCGAAGCCAAGGTCTGTGTTTCGCCGGGGGTGGGGTTTGGTGAGTATGGCGACGATCACGTGCGCTTTGCGCTGATCGAAAACCAGGACCGCATTCGTCAGGCTGTACGCGGCATTCGCGGGATGTTCCGGGCGGATGGCCTGAGTCCAAAAACTTCCGCCTGACACTTACCCCCTGTGGGAGCGAGCCTGCTCGCGAAGGCGTCGTGTCAGCTACATCAATGCTGACTGACCCACCGCTTTCGCGAGCAGGCTCGCTCCCACATTGGTTTTGGGTGAACCACAAAATCCACCCACAAAAAAACCGCATCGCTGCGGTTTTTTTGTGCCTGAAAGAAGCCGCTTAAACGAACAGCGACAACAGCAGGATAAAGCCCAACGCAACCACCGAGAGGATGGTTTCCATCGCAGTCCAGGTCTTGAACGTCTCAGCCACGGTCATGTTGAAGTACTGCTTCACCAGCCAGAAACCGGCGTCGTTAACGTGGGACAGGATCAGCGAACCGGCACCCGTGGCGAGCACCAGCAACTCACGGTTAACGCCCGGAATCATCCCCACCACCGGCACGACAATGCCCGCGCCAGTGATGGTCGCCACAGTTGCCGAACCGGTCGCGATACGGATCACCGCCGCCACCAGCCACGCCAGCAGGATCGGCGAGATCTGCGCGCTGACCGCCATGTGGCCGATCACGTCGCCCACGCCGCTGGTGACCAGCATCTGCTTGAAGCCACCGCCGGCACCGATGATCAGGATGATCGCGGCGGTTGGCGCCAGGCTTGCGTCGAGCCACTTGAGCATCTGCTGGGAACCGATGCCCTGCTTGTGCCCGAAGGTGTACAGCGACAGCAGCAACGCCAGCAGCAGTGCCGAGATCGGGTGACCGATCATGTCCATCCAGGTACGGAAGAAGTGGCCGTCCGGCAGCGCCACGTCAGCGAAGGTTTTCAGCAGCATCAGGAACACCGGCAGCAGCACG from Pseudomonas tensinigenes harbors:
- a CDS encoding LysE family translocator encodes the protein MEFTSGFLLSLSLCLDIGVANIAMITLAMQRGYFQGFALGLGTCVGDLIYAVLALAGMTVLLQFETVRWVLWIGGSALLIYFAAKMIYSAIHHEAQLAATAEVGQNSHRKEFFRGIFLAMSSPSAILWFAAVGGTLIARSGGGGPLSSALFLGGFLCAGLLWSAGLCFAASHGGKLLGDKLLRYSYMASAAIFCYFAVYVIVSGYNEFVGSGAVEQLHSL
- a CDS encoding YybH family protein encodes the protein MSAQSEIQTLINTYREAVMTKDVEKVMALYADDIVSFDAIKALQFKGKAAYRAHWVECMEMCPGPHIFEFHEIAIESADNIAFAHWVANCGGTNEKGETQSCWMRVTACYRQVGGAWKIVHEHWSAPFDPMSGATLFDVTP
- a CDS encoding GyrI-like domain-containing protein; protein product: MDEQTRVEVAEPRFEHGHFLLIAGFRGRFTQDTAKDIPALWEKFLPHLGKIQGQKNEVTYGVCSNFDGKGGFDYIAGVEISKLDDLDQKVYQWVEVLPRQYAVFEHKGPLDQLPQTLQYIYKTWLPNSHYVELNAPELERYSADFNPKMNTGKLEICVPVDTKV
- a CDS encoding LysR family transcriptional regulator codes for the protein MISQEVLLAFVQAATQGSFSAAARKLGRSQSTISAAVASLEIDLDLQLFDRSSRKPTLTPAGHVMLQRAEAILAASSRLEMTARQLSQGVEPKLTVAISDTYQSDRFEAALVGFEQRYPDLELECLIAECDDLIELVQRGRAHLAFAEMQENYPPDLVTSTVAERTEIALFVNRDHALAKLDHIDQQILEQHRELRLATIVNPYDSRGKGRVWSAPSYLMLLEMAEKGFGWAPLPRWLAQRFGNDLLVELKVRGWPKPVFVDALWSRLYPPGPAGSWLLSKMLE
- a CDS encoding RNA polymerase sigma factor — protein: MSEVRTRVEQVYREDSRRILATLIRLLGDFDLAEEALHEAFFVAVERWQRDGVPDNPRTWLVSTGRFKAIDVLRRRARFKASQPLLLAQLEELEQADWSGEDVEDDRLRLIFTCCHPALAADAQVPLTLREVCDLTTEEIARAFLSAPAAIAQRIVRAKAKIRDARIPYQVPSLSELPERLDSVLRVIYLVFNEGYSASGGAELTREDLTREAIRLGRLLMELLPEPEVMGLLAMMLLHESRRSARTSPSGELVLLDDQDRSLWDSALIAEGCALVERALTTRRFGPYCLQAAIAAVHAEAPSAGETDWEQIVGLYDVLLRAVPSPVIELNRAVAVAKRDGALAGLNLIEGILARGELQDYHLAHSARAEFCRQLGRVGEARAAYWRALELTRQEPERRFIEGRLSALELPSP
- a CDS encoding GNAT family N-acetyltransferase, with the protein product MSAQLVPYDSLNALQREQVEAIEIHAEQIKFSGDIHGALHTLLSKPGPGVKGFALLADDVPVAFLLLKRPPVLPAWANEHSATLHALQVDRRAQGKGYGKACLQALPEVARLAWPEIKGLELSVDADNDAAIALYAKHGYVDSGEAYKGRIGYERRMGLVF
- a CDS encoding GNAT family N-acetyltransferase is translated as MNTVIRNVTAADLDRCYAIETVAYEGDEAATREKIATRIATWPEGFIVAEVDGEVAGFVNSGAAFDVQMSDEAFKELIGHDPQGPNVVIMSVVVHPDYQGQGLAKRLMGEFIERMRGMDKATIHLMCKEIHIPLYAGFGFAYIKPSESDHGGMAWHEMILTL
- a CDS encoding YciI family protein, with product MKYLCLVYSDERLLHSSPDSPEDAECWAYAESIQGSGRMVAAEALESVQTATTVRMRNGKLSITDGPFAETKEQLAGFYLIDAKDLNEAIQVAGNIPAARVGSVEVRPVRQLNV
- a CDS encoding pyridoxamine 5'-phosphate oxidase family protein, whose translation is MIDSIEALEAIYGLPHERAVRKQIGFLNEDYQAMVRVSPLVIVSSVGADGLDNSPRGDKAGFVRIIDERTLALPDRPGNNRIDTLRNVLQDSRVSLLFIIPGIGETLRVNGTATISADPQLLESFAVNGKPAKTVLLVTVEAAFFHCSKAFVRSDAWNPETHLPRSALPSAGAFHKRLNDGQFDADTYDREAPKRVSDTLY
- the alaC gene encoding alanine transaminase, with the protein product MAEQGSPRRFARIDRLPPYVFNITAELKMAARRRGEDIIDLSMGNPDGATPPHIVEKLVQVAQREDTHGYSTSKGIPRLRRAISNWYKQRYEVDIDPESEAIVTIGSKEGLAHLMLATLDQGDTVLVPNPSYPIHIYGAVIAGAQVRSVPLVPGVDFFDELERAIRGSIPKPKMMILGFPSNPTAQCVELDFFERVIALAKQYDVLVIHDLAYADIVYDGWKAPSIMQVPGAKDIAVEFFTLSKSYNMAGWRIGFMVGNPELVNALARIKSYHDYGTFTPLQVAAIAALEGDQQCVRDIAEQYRQRRNVLVKGLHELGWMVENPKASMYVWAKIPEQYAHLGSLEFAKKLLAEAKVCVSPGVGFGEYGDDHVRFALIENQDRIRQAVRGIRGMFRADGLSPKTSA